AATATCAGGAAGTTAAATTCTGAACCAATACAAgttttgtgattaaaaaaacatcattCATTTAGACTAAATATGCCAATTCATTCgatatgtataatatttttggTAGCTGTATTATGAAGATTATGAGGACTAAGGAGTGTGTGACTGATGAGGGAGACATCCAAAACGTATAGGGGGGTCCCCAGGACAAGTTTAAGAACCACTCGTATGATCTATTCTACGCTGTTATGATATATAATCACTCAgaaatatgtttacatttttttttacctttgttttattatatatgaaaatacatATACAGTTGTATACAATATGTAGTATGTagttattacataaaatatatagtgCAAAATTTGCAATTGTACAATAATTACATTGTCCTGTATTCTCTATATTGTATGTGGTCACCACATAAGCAAGTAATACCGCCTAATGCAGATATTACTGCCTCAAGCCAAGGTACCAGATGCTACTAAGGCTTGGGAGCCTTGCAAGATACTAAGACATGGAAAGGCCACACATGTCAGCCCGCCAGACGCTAAAAAGCTGAGAGATTGAGAGGCTGAGACAGGAACTTCTCGTGCCAGCCAATGCAGAAACTTCTGGGGTGGCTGTGGCAGGGAGGACTTTGGATTTCCTCCAATCCAATCCTCTGATTTGGGTCCTGCTGCAGGAGACGCTGGATCAGAAGGCAGCATTCTGAGCAAAACAATGGGAGAGAGATATGAGAGTTGGATTATAACCTTTAACTTTACACCCACTTTGTAATAAGCTGTAAGATTTGACTGTACCAATTGTAttgctttgtttttatgttttatatgatTAAGAATTACAATTGGTCTTTTTGTTGTGATGTATGCCATCTTACCGGTTGACAAGCCAGGCTCAAACCATACACCCAAAGCTATCGACAGCAGGTCGTTGGGCTCTGGAAAGCATCCACACACCATTGCAAATAAGAGCACTCCTAGTGACCGTACGGTAGCAGGTTTCCCGTGGTACCTGCCCTCCATGTCATACTCAGGGGGGAATACTCTTCTGTGCCTGAAGGAACCACAAGTTTACCCAGTATCGATAAGCATGCAAAAAACAGTGCTATTTGATTTAAAACAGTGGGAAATGTTTTCAAAACTAGAATCCTAAACTAGAGCTTTGATGCATAATACATACCACAGAAGACGTCATAGCCAGATTGTCTCAGCAGACACCCACACCCGAAAGAGAGATCCCAGTGTGCCTAATGTCAAAAAGTTTGATTTATTGCCCtctcataaagataagaccccccacccctccctcccacccaaactggacacctgttttgtccacccccacccatctaaatgagcatctgtttttactgtccagtgatcctaaggtatttatgaatgttttgggaaccgtgtttttgtgtgtgggccattgaagactattatgtgtttaaactttaaattgtgaaactgtgttaaacgggacaaagggaagtttttattggagtttttcacgcacacatatcaacaaaaaacatacacgtaaaatgagcaacgacttgctagtgttgttgtaacgaactctaactagtttaaaaacgttttaagttaaataaaaagaagtagaagtgtacgtgtttgtttatttaaaacaaacaaagcatcgGACACCTTATACaaacaatagcataacattacaaagTTAAATAATGTTGACTCATCTTACccgtcttctaaaacaaaaaaagcatcagaagcgAACGTTAAGGTACTTTACAACGTTCtatcattacagattaaaaggtATAGCTTTCTcacaagttacagcaaatagATCCGACTTATCTTACCCGTAttctaaaacaacaaaaaaaagcatctgaagcgaacgttaagtaaaaagtcaaaatcttgttacaaaaattaaacaaaagaaaaagagcagcCCATCCGTCAGATAACCGCACACTAGCGCGTCAAAACTGAGAATGACTTTACGCCGCTGAGTCCAGACCACGCCTTCCGCCACCCCCCTAACAGCAGGTGTACTGACGACTTCAGTTGTAACATTGTGTTTAAAAAAGGAGTGTTGAGGATAGCCTATCTTCACCTAGATGCAAAATACAGACGAGGTTTTGCGAATtggaaaaacagaaaattgttCTACAACAATGGCTGAAACATCATTACCTAAAACACCCGAGAAGACCGTTGAGCGTGCTATGGGCGATCTTACTCTAGCGCCTAGGAAGATGAAACATGGACCGTGTTTGATCAATTTCCTCCACGAGTCTATGGATAATGTTAAGTACGATCTTCATTTATCCGGTAATCGTGTATGCAGTTACAACTTTGACAAGACCAACAGAGAGGTCAGACTGCGTACCGTGGACAATGATGAAAAGTTCACGTACGACACGTGCGAAGATCCTGaattgtttttcactgtaaaagaCTGGTGTTTATTTTACAACTATGTCTGGCACGATCTAAAAGACGGTTGCGACGAACCACTATTCATAGGGGNNNNNNNNNNNNNNNNNNNNNNNNNNNNNNNNNNNNNNNNNNNNNNNNNNNNNNNNNNNNNNNNNNNNNNNNNNNNNNNNNNNNNNNNNNNNNNNNNNNNNNNNNNNNNNNNNNNNNNNNNNNNNNNNNNNNNNNNNNNNNNNNNNNNNNNNNNNNNNNNNNNNNNNNNNNNNNNNNNNNNNNNNNNNNNNNNNNNNNNNNNNNNNNNNNNNNNNNNNNNNNNNNNNNNNNNNNNNNNNNNNNNNNNNNNNNNNNNNNNNNNNNNNNNNNNNNNNNNNNNNNNNNNNNNNNNNNNNNNNNNNNNNNNNNNNNNNNNNNNNNNNNNNNNNNNNNNNNNNNNNNNNNNNNNNNNNNNNNNNNNNNNNNNNNNNNNNNNNNNNNNNNNNNNNNNNNNNNNNNNNNNNNNNNNNNNNNNNNNNNNNNNNNNNNNNNNNNNNNNNNNNNNNNNNNNNNNNNNNNNNNNNNNNNNNNNNNNNNNNNNNNNNNNNNNNNNNNNNNNNNNNNNNNNNNNNNNNNNNNNNNNNNNNNNNNNNNNNNNNNNNNNNNNNNNNNNNNNNNNNNNNNNNNNNNNNNNNNNNNNNNNNNNNNNNNNNNNNNNNNNNNNNNNNNNNNNNNNNNNNNNNNNNNNNNNNNNNNNNNNNNNNNNNNNNNNNNNNNNNNNNNNNNNNNNNNNNNNNNNNNNNNNNNNNNNNNNNNNNNNNNNNNNNNNNNNNNNNNNNNNNNNNNNNNNNNNNNNNNNNNNNNNNNNNNNNNNNNNNNNNNNNNNNNNNNNNNNNNNNNNNNNNNNNNNNNNNNNNNNNNNNNNNNNNNNNNNNNNNNNNNNNNNNNNNNNNNNNNNNNNNNNNNNNNNNNNNNNNNNNNNNNNNNNNNNNNNNNNNNNNNNNNNNNNNNNNNNNNNNNNNNNNNNNNNNNNNNNNNNNNNNNNNNNNNNNNNNNNNNNNNNNNNNNNNNNNNNNNNNNNNNNNNNNNNNNNNNNNNNNNNNNNNNNNNNNNNNNNNNNNNNNNNNNNNNNNNNNNNNNNNNNNNNNNNNNNNNNNNNNNNNNNNNNNNNNNNNNNNNNNNNNNNNNNNNNNNNNNNNNNNNNNNNNNNNNNNNNNNNNNNNNNNNNNNNNNNNNNNNNNNNNNNNNNNNNNNNNNNNNNNNNNNNNNNNNNNNNNNNNNNNNNNNNNNNNNNNNNNNNNNNNNNNNNNNNNNNNNNNNNNNNNNNNNNNNNNNNNNNNNNNNNNNNNNNNNNNNNNNNNNNNNNNNNNNNNNNNNNNNNNNNNNNNNNNNNNNNNNNNNNNNNNNNNNNNNNNNNNNNNNNNNNNNNNNNNNNNNNNNNNNNNNNNNNNNNNNNNNNNNNNNNNNNNNNNNNNNNNNNNNNNNNNNNNNNNNNNNNNNNNNNNNNNNNNNNNNNNNNNNNNNNNNNNNNNNNNNNNNNNNNNNNNNNNNNNNNNNNNNNNNNNNNNNNNNNNNNNNNNNNNNNNNNNNNNNNNNNNNNNNNNNNNNNNNNNNNNNNNNNNNNNNNNNNNNNNNNNNNNNNNNNNNNNNNNNNNNNNNNNNNNNNNNNNNNNNNNNNNNNNNNNNNNNNNNNNNNNNNNNNNNNNNNNNNNNNNNNNNNNNNNNNNNNNNNNNNNNNNNNNNNNNNNNNNNNNNNNNNNNNNNNNNNNNNNNNNNNNNNNNNNNNNNNNNNNNNNNNNNNNNNNNNNNNNNNNNNNNNNNNNNNNNNNNNNNNNNNNNNNNNNNNNNNNNNNNNNNNNNNNNNNNNNNNNNNNNNNNNNNNNNNNNNNNNNNNNNNNNNNNNNNNNNNNNNNNNNNNNNNNNNNNNNNNNNNNNNNNNNNNNNNNNNNNNNNNNNNNNNNNNNNNNNNNNNNNNNNNNNNNNNNNNNNNNNNNNNNNNNNNNNNNNNNNNNNNNNNNNNNNNNNNNNNNNNNNNNNNNNNNNNNNNNNNNNNNNNNNNNNNNNNNNNNNNNNNNNNNNNNNNNNNNNNNNNNNNNNNNNNNNNNNNNNNNNNNNNNNNNNNNNNNNNNNNNNNNNNNNNNNNNNNNNNNNNNNNNNNNNNNNNNNNNNNNNNNNNNNNNNNNNNNNNNNNNNNNNNNNNNNNNNNNNNNNNNNNNNNNNNNNNNNNNNNNNNNNNNNNNNNNNNNNNNNNNNNNNNNNNNNNNNNNNNNNNNNNNNNNNNNNNNNNNNNNNNNNNNNNNNNNNNNNNNNNNNNNNNNNNNNNNNNNNNNNNNNNNNNNNNNNNNNNNNNNNNNNNNNNNNNNNNNNNNNNNNNNNNNNNNNNNNNNNNNNNNNNNNNNNNNNNNNNNNNNNNNNNNNNNNNNNNNNNNNNNNNNNNNNNNNNNNNNNNNNNNNNNNNNNNNNNNNNNNNNNNNNNNNNNNNNNNNNNNNNNNNNNNNNNNNNNNNNNNNNNNNNNNNNNNNNNNNNNNNNNNNNNNNNNNNNNNNNNNNNNNNNNNNNNNNNNNNNNNNNNNNNNNNNNNNNNNNNNNNNNNNNNNNNNNNNNNNNNNNNNNNNNNNNNNNNNNNNNNNNNNNNNNNNNNNNNNNNNNNNNNNNNNNNNNNNNNNNNNNNNNNNNNNNNNNNNNNNNNNNNNNNNNNNNNNNNNNNNNNNNNNNNNNNNNNNNNNNNNNNNNNNNNNNNNNNNNNNNNNNNNNNNNNNNNNNNNNNNNNNNNNNNNNNNNNNNNNNNNNNNNNNNNNNNNNNNNNNNNNNNNNNNNNNNNNNNNNNNNNNNNNNNNNNNNNNNNNNNNNNNNNNNNNNNNNNNNNNNNNNNNNNNNNNNNNNNNNNNNNNNNNNNNNNNNNNNNNNNNNNNNNNNNNNNNNNNNNNNNNNNNNNNNNNNNNNNNNNNNNNNNNNNNNNNNNNNNNNNNNNNNNNNNNNNNNNNNNNNNNNNNNNNNNNNNNNNNNNNNNNNNNNNNNNNNNNNNNNNNNNNNNNNNNNNNNNNNNNNNNNNNNNNNNNNNNNNNNNNNNNNNNNNNNNNNNNNNNNNNNNNNNNNNNNNNNNNNNNNNNNNNNNNNNNNNNNNNNNNNNNNNNNNNNNNNNNNNNNNNNNNNNNNNNNNNNNNNNNNNNNNNNNNNNNNNNNNNNNNNNNNNNNNNNNNNNNNNNNNNNNNNNNNNNNNNNNNNNNNNNNNNNNNNNNNNNNNNNNNNNNNNNNNNNNNNNNNNNNNNNNNNNNNNNNNNNNNNNNNNNNNNNNNNNNNNNNNNNNNNNNNNNNNNNNNNNNNNNNNNNNNNNNNNNNNNNNNNNNNNNNNNNNNNNNNNNNNNNNNNNNNNNNNNNNNNNNNNNNNNNNNNNNNNNNNNNNNNNNNNNNNNNNNNNNNNNNNNNNNNNNNNNNNNNNNNNNNNNNNNNNNNNNNNNNNNNNNNNNNNNNNNNNNNNNNNNNNNNNNNNNNNNNNNNNNNNNNNNNNNNNNNNNNNNNNNNNNNNNNNNNNNNNNNNNNNNNNNNNNNNNNNNNNNNNNNNNNNNNNNNNNNNNNNNNNNNNNNNNNNNNNNNNNNNNNNNNNNNNNNNNNNNNNNNNNNNNNNNNNNNNNNNNNNNNNNNNNNNNNNNNNNNNNNNNNNNNNNNNNNNNNNNNNNNNNNNNNNNNNNNNNNNNNNNNNNNNNNNNNNNNNNNNNNNNNNNNNNNNNNNNNNNNNNNNNNNNNNNNNNNNNNNNNNNNNNNNNNNNNNNNNNNNNNNNNNNNNNNNNNNNNNNNNNNNNNNNNNNNNNNNNNNNNNNNNNNNNNNNNNNNNNNNNNNNNNNNNNNNNNNNNNNNNNNNNNNNNNNNNNNNNNNNNNNNNNNNNNNNNNNNNNNNNNNNNNNNNNNNNNNNNNNNNNNNNNNNNNNNNNNNNNNNNNNNNNNNNNNNNNNNNNNNNNNNNNNNNNNNNNNNNNNNNNNNNNNNNNNNNNNNNNNNNNNNNNNNNNNNNNNNNNNNNNNNNNNNNNNNNNNNNNNNNNNNNNNNNNNNNNNNNNNNNNNNNNNNNNNNNNNNNNNNNNNNNNNNNNNNNNNNNNNNNNNNNNNNNNNNNNNNNNNNNNNNNNNNNNNNNNNNNNNNNNNNNNNNNNNNNNNNNNNNNNNNNNNNNNNNNNNNNNNNNNNNNNNNNNNNNNNNNNNNNNNNNNNNNNNNNNNNNNNNNNNNNNNNNNNNNNNNNNNNNNNNNNNNNNNNNNNNNNNNNNNNNNNNNNNNNNNNNNNNNNNNNNNNNNNNNNNNNNNNNNNNNNNNNNNNNNNNNNNNNNNNNNNNNNNNNNNNNNNNNNNNNNNNNNNNNNNNNNNNNNNNNNNNNNNNNNNNNNNNNNNNNNNNNNNNNNNNNNNNNNNNNNNNNNNNNNNNNNNNNNNNNNNNNNNNNNNNNNNNNNNNNNNNNNNNNNNNNNNNNNNNNNNNNNNNNNNNNNNNNNNNNNNNNNNNNNNNNNNNNNNNNNNNNNNNNNNNNNNNNNNNNNNNNNNNNNNNNNNNNNNNNNNNNNNNNNNNNNNNNNNNNNNNNNNNNNNNNNNNNNNNNNNNNNNNNNNNNNNNNNNNNNNNNNNNNNNNNNNNNNNNNNNNNNNNNNNNNNNNNNNNNNNNNNNNNNNNNNNNNNNNNNNNNNNNNNNNNNNNNNNNNNNNNNNNNNNNNNNNNNNNNNNNNNNNNNNNNNNNNNNNNNNNNNNNNNNNNNNNNNNNNNNNNNNNNNNNNNNNNNNNNNNNNNNNNNNNNNNNNNNNNNNNNNNNNNNNNNNNNNNNNNNNNNNNNNNNNNNNNNNNNNNNNNNNNNNNNNNNNNNNNNNNNNNNNNNNNNNNNNNNNNNNNNNNNNNNNNNNNNNNNNNNNNNNNNNNNNNNNNNNNNNNNNNNNNNNNNNNNNNNNNNNNNNNNNNNNNNNNNNNNNNNNNNNNNNNNNNNNNNNNNNNNNNNNNNNNNNNNNNNNNNNNNNNNNNNNNNNNNNNNNNNNNNNNNNNNNNNNNNNNNNNNNNNNNNNNNNNNNNNNNNNNNNNNNNNNNNNNNNNNNNNNNNNNNNNNNNNNNNNNNNNNNNNNNNNNNNNNNNNNNNNNNNNNNNNNNNNNNNNNNNNNNNNNNNNNNNNNNNNNNNNNNNNNNNNNNNNNNNNNNNNNNNNNNNNNNNNNNNNNNNNNNNNNNNNNNNNNNNNNNNNNNNNNNNNNNNNNNNNNNNNNNNNNNNNNNNNNNNNNNNNNNNNNNNNNNNNNNNNNNNNNNNNNNNNNNNNNNNNNNNNNNNNNNNNNNNNNNNNNNNNNNNNNNNNNNNNNNNNNNNNNNNNNNNNNNNNNNNNNNNNNNNNNNNNNNNNNNNNNNNNNNNNNNNNNNNNNNNNNNNNNNNNNNNNNNNNNNNNNNNNNNNNNNNNNNNNNNNNNNNNNNNNNNNNNNNNNNNNNNNNNNNNNNNNNNNNNNNNNNNNNNNNNNNNNNNNNNNNNNNNNNNNNNNNNNNNNNNNNNNNNNNNNNNNNNNNNNNNNNNNNNNNNNNNNNNNNNNNNNNNNNNNNNNNNNNNNNNNNNNNNNNNNNNNNNNNNNNNNNNNNNNNNNNNNNNNNNNNNNNNNNNNNNNNNNNNNNNNNNNNNNNNNNNNNNNNNNNNNNNNNNNNNNNNNNNNNNNNNNNNNNNNNNNNNNNNNNNNNNNNNNNNNNNNNNNNNNNNNNNNNNNNNNNNNNNNNNNNNNNNNNNNNNNNNNNNNNNNNNNNNNNNNNNNNNNNNNNNNNNNNNNNNNNNNNNNNNNNNNNNNNNNNNNNNNNNNNNNNNNNNNNNNNNNNNNNNNNNNNNNNNNNNNNNNNNNNNNNNNNNNNNNNNNNNNNNNNNNNNNNNNNNNNNNNNNNNNNNNNNNNNNNNNNNNNNNNNNNNNNNNNNNNNNNNNNNNNNNNNNNNNNNNNNNNNNNNNNNNNNNNNNNNNNNNNNNNNNNNNNNNNNNNNNNNNNNNNNNNNNNNNNNNNNNNNNNNNNNNNNNNNNNNNNNNNNNNNNNNNNNNNNNNNNNNNNNNNNNNNNNNNNNNNNNNNNNNNNNNNNNNNNNNNNNNNNNNNNNNNNNNNNNNNNNNNNNNNNNNNNNNNNNNNNNNNNNNNNNNNNNNNNNNNNNNNNNNNNNNNNNNNNNNNNNNNNNNNNNNNNNNNNNNNNNNNNNNNNNNNNNNNNNNNNNNNNNNNNNNNNNNNNNNNNNNNNNNNNNNNNNNNNNNNNNNNNNNNNNNNNNNNNNNNNNNNNNNNNNNNNNNNNNNNNNNNNNNNNNNNNNNNNNNNNNNNNNNNNNNNNNNNNNNNNNNNNNNNNNNNNNNNNNNNNNNNNNNNNNNNNNNNNNNNNNNNNNNNNNNNNNNNNNNNNNNNNNNNNNNNNNNNNNNNNNNNNNNNNNNNNNNNNNNNNNNNNNNNNNNNNNNNNNNNNNNNNNNNNNNNNNNNNNNNNNNNNNNNNNNNNNNNNNNNNNNNNNNNNNNNNNNNNNNNNNNNNNNNNNNNNNNNNNNNNNNNNNNNNNNNNNNNNNNNNNNNNNNNNNNNNNNNNNNNNNNNNNNNNNNNNNNNNNNNNNNNNNNNNNNNNNNNNNNNNNNNNNNNNNNNNNNNNNNNNNNNNNNNNNNNNNNNNNNNNNNNNNNNNNNNNNNNNNNNNNNNNNNNNNNNNNNNNNNNNNNNNNNNNNNNNNNNNNNNNNNNNNNNNNNNNNNNNNNNNNNNNNNNNNNNNNNNNNNNNNNNNNNNNNNNNNNNNNNNNNNNNNNNNNNNNNNNNNNNNNNNNNNNNNNNNNNNNNNNNNNNNNNNNNNNNNNNNNNNNNNNNNNNNNNNNNNNNNNNNNNNNNNNNNNNNNNNNNNNNNNNNNNNNNNNNNNNNNNNNNNNNNNNNNNNNNNNNNNNNNNNNNNNNNNNNNNNNNNNNNNNNNNNNNNNNNNNNNNNNNNNNNNNNNNNNNNNNNNNNNNNNNNNNNNNNNNNNNNNNNNNNNNNNNNNNNNNNNNNNNNNNNNNNNNNNNNNNNNNNNNNNNNNNNNNNNNNNNNNNNNNNNNNNNNNNNNNNNNNNNNNNNNNNNNNNNNNNNNNNNNNNNNNNNNNNNNNNNNNNNNNNNNNNNNNNNNNNNNNNNNNNNNNNNNNNNNNNNNNNNNNNNNNNNNNNNNNNNNNNNNNNNNNNNNNNNNNNNNNNNNNNNNNNNNNNNNNNNNNNNNNNNNNNNNNNNNNNNNNNNNNNNNNNNNNNNNNNNNNNNNNNNNNNNNNNNNNNNNNNNNNNNNNNNNNNNNNNNNNNNNNNNNNNNNNNNNNNNNNNNNNNNNNNNNNNNNNNNNNNNNNNNNNNNNNNNNNNNNNNNNNNNNNNNNNNNNNNNNNNNNNNNNNNNNNNNNNNNNNNNNNNNNNNNNNNNNNNNNNNNNNNNNNNNNNNNNNNNNNNNNNNNNNNNNNNNNNNNNNNNNNNNNNNNNNNNNNNNNNNNNNNNNNNNNNNNNNNNNNNNNNNNNNNNNNNNNNNNNNNNNNNNNNNNNNNNNNNNNNNNNNNNNNNNNNNNNNNNNNNNNNNNNNNNNNNNNNNNNNNNNNNNNNNNNNNNNNNNNNNNNNNNNNNNNNNNNNNNNNNNNNNNNNNNNNNNNNNNNNNNNNNNNNNNNNNNNNNNNNNNNNNNNNNNNNNNNNNNNNNNNNNNNNNNNNTGAGCGAATGACCAACCCAATGCTTCCATTCGGAGACTAGCGTCCGGCCATACTCCCCTTTCCACCTTGAGAGACTCGTAAAACATGATAAGGTGAGGATGAAGGCCCGCGCTACATCTGTTCGGAGTTTAACAACCCATAATTACTCCTTTGGAGAAGCTCCAGGACCAGAGCGTTCGCGATACTGCGACCCCGCTAACATAAAATACCTTTCCGATAAACAAAATTTGACTGACTTACGACTTCGTCTCAGCAAAGAAGATCACCAGAGACACCCAACGTGATACTCCTCATGACCTCACGACCTCAGCTCTGGTTTCCCGCCTTCTAAAGGAATGTGCCTTTTCCTTCTTTCCAAAAGGGAAAGAACACCCAACATTGTATGGACAAAGGATCTTCCAGAACGGACTTCTGCTATtaaaaagcaatatactcaagagacgaTATTtgtatatgaatgtggtattgtgtttcatatatctgactgtagttatcagaacttaggatattttaatctgtgACTTAAACCatttagtaggtaaaattataggtattcaaTATATAACTATCTCATGTTTGGTATTAAATTTCACGTTATGCTGATTCCAGTACATTGAAAtagatgaatgttgacttttagcatcacaaggtatgattataacactttgtAGAAATCTGCTAGGCTATTGTGACTCAGGTGACATATTTATgagcagataatgtatgcacaAAATATTAGTCATGttgggcggggctccgccctacagagacaatgtgattgggtcagacagtgactaggatggacttaattctgtccgataaaaacagacaccccaACTTTGAACCGGAGCTCAGAACAAAGAACGGGGTGAAACAACTGGTGCAACTGCAAGAAACGAGGCTGAAAGTCTGGGCGTTGCCCCTCGATCGTGCTGTGAAACATCTGGCTGATCATCAAAAGACTTCGACACCCTGgccacgtctgaccaaagaaaaCTTGCAAAGCTGCTGCGTAAGAATTTCAAACTCGCTATTCGCGCGCTGCCAGAGAGTCATCCAATCCAAAGGAGGaatcccgagtgacgtcacgcgacaacaAAAAGTCAGCAGGAAAGGTCCTGGGTTTCCCTTCATCAACCCCTAAGTACAGCCTTCAACTCCCACGCAcaataagtaaacaaacaaatctcttaTTTGCTGAAACTGGTTGAgttgaatgaatcgttaaaagataacAATAACTGAGTCTTCCGTTTGTGACGTCCCCATAAGGTCGTCCTTAATTCTCAAGAAAAGAGAATAGTTACCTtccttcaaactgctttgatcttgccataatatgtgtatgtgtgtgtgtatgtgttttggttATTTGTATTGTGccttagaatagtaaataaacgctCGATTcaattttaatgaatagtctggtgccttgattttcaaatcgttaaattatttgccatagatcgtgttacctgttgctcaggcaaatttcccaatcaattctgtattCTTATCAACAATAAGAAGCATTGCTGATTTATACTATATTAATACTGCGACGAGTTGTTAATagggtataaattatacaatattgattaatatcaattaatcagatcaaaaccgaatttctacgatttggttCTCTGATGCTAAAATTGATAAATAAAGGATAAAACCTTACAAATATTACAGCTAAATACCCCATAGAACGTGTGTGTCTGAAGAATTTCTCTATACCGGTAGGATCTCGCGTGTCTAAtcaagaaaatctttttttgggGACTTTAccaaaatctataattttagCAATGACAGAAAATACGGCTTTTTCAGGGGCGTACGATAAATACCCCTttgcttttaaacattttaacctGGAATTTCTGGCTTCATATCGAGACGGAATACAGATCCCGTCCAAACCCCTTCAGCCGGAATATGATAACGGATCTGCCGTGAGGGACTTTTATCAACTCGTATTATCTACCGGAAGACATCTTAAAAATCACCCTCTTGCAATAGATCGCCAGGATTTTCTCAACGGATACACCCTCTACGGATTTAATTTATCGCCCGATGAAGATTGTTCGAATCACGTATCATTAATTAGATCGGGAAACATTAGACTGGAAGCGCGATTCAGACAACCTCTCACGCAATCCGTAACCATTATCGTATATGCGATTTTCGATTCGATCGTTGAAATATCCAATCGAAGACAGGTGCTGGTCGATTATTACTGACTGAGGCGGCGAAATGAATACCGTCCAACTAACGGCCGTTATGGATAAAATTGCACACAACACATATTTTTAGGAGTGCTTCCATGCGTTACCTACCCAAAACCCGTTAAAGAATTTACCGGCTATGCTTATTTTAATACCGACCCTTCC
The genomic region above belongs to Onychostoma macrolepis isolate SWU-2019 chromosome 01, ASM1243209v1, whole genome shotgun sequence and contains:
- the LOC131544676 gene encoding serine/threonine-protein kinase pim-2-like; translated protein: MEGRYHGKPATVRSLGVLLFAMVCGCFPEPNDLLSIALGVWFEPGLSTECCLLIQRLLQQDPNQRIGLEEIQSPPCHSHPRSFCIGWHEKFLSQPLNLSAF